A region of the Ptychodera flava strain L36383 chromosome 22, AS_Pfla_20210202, whole genome shotgun sequence genome:
CATTTTATATCAAAAGAATATGTAAAatgtgtattgttatgcaaattggtcACCACTCTGCTTTACAAAGCTGTGGAGAGTATTGACAGAAATGTCTGTATAGCATTTATGGCGCAACAAAATCCCTTTATTGAAGGTTGAATACACAACAAATATGTTCACTAACATGACAACAGCCACACAACAGTGTGTGTATCTGATGTTGGTGGAAGATCACACTGCACCAGTGGGATCAAGTAAGGTCaagatttgttaaaaatatcgAGTCATGCTGTAGCTAAGAACTTTTGGGTTAAAGATCACCAGTTAAAGGTCAAAAGATGGAACAATTTAACTGCAACAGTtgaacaaatatacaattttttacacAGACAAATCTGTAAAGTGTAGTCGTGAAGATACAGTCAAACAATCTAATTGCATGACAGGCAACAGTTGCTTGACTCTTCTAACCACCAATAGTTGTGTTGACAATATTCCATATACTATGTAACACATGAAGCCAGATTTAGATTTCTTCCTCCATACAAATCTAAAACATCTAGGTCTTCTGctgcattttaactttttcagcACGCCAGTATACACACTATCTAGGTGGGAATCCTCCCCTGTGCATTCCTCTCCCCCTACCCCCAAATGCACCCCTCCTAGGTCCTCCTCTACCTCCCATCCATGGTCCTTGTTGAGGTGGTCCACCACGACCCCCTCCCCTTCCCCCTGATCCTTGTCCTTCTCCTTTGATTTTTGGGGGAGGCGATTTGGGTCTGAGTCTCTCAATGTCCTCTGGGCAACCTGTGAGGTGACCGTTTGGAGTCTTCAAGAAGTTGGACTTGTAAGATTCGCTGTTGTAGTTACTGTTTGTCAATTGAGGTCCAACTGTGAGCCAACCTGTTGAATAAATATTACTGGGTTATTCACACTATACTATCACATGACCCATAGAACAATTCTGTTGCTATGCACATCATATCCTAAAATCCCTTGTGCATATccacatttttaaaattgtgaCTAAATAAGAACTGATGACTGTGGCTGAGACAGCCTCTTATGAATGACGGGATGCAACCAAAGTTTATTTGGCAAATCTTGCAGTGATTGGCAAGCTACAAAACTGGTAAACTATGACCTTGCATCAAATGCTAAATTTGCTTCACACTTGCTAGACTTTCATCGCAAATATCTTGGACGAGGCGATGTTTATCAAAAAGAAAGTCGCGAAGCTGCAAACTATAAGGTATAACCACTCTGCCTTTAAGGTTCATGGAGAAGAGGTACTGTTCATGTCTGCAATAGCCAATTCAAATGAAGTGTACGTTCTGAACCAAACTGACTAGTCAACAAGTTTTGACTCAAAAACATGTCACATATTACAAATACTAATATAAGACTGGTTCATATAGTTTTCCAGAAATTTCCAAACTGACAAAACAAGTTAGAAATTGTTATATGTTGGAAGACATATTCTtcatttgatttttgatgcTCCTGATACCAATATTATCCAATAGGGGGCGCTGTTCACATGAATAGCATGATTGTCTTAGGAATGTAGACATCTCAGAAATTTTTCccagtaataaaatatcaaatgtttttGCCATACCCAcaccttcagtttgtcatattAGAAAACTGTACACATAACATGCTCTTTTAGATGTCTCTCTCACCCTGTGATATAATAAATAGAACAGTAGTAAACTTCTTACAGTACCTGGTCTAGATGATTCATCATTTCCAAAGAGGTGTAGCCGGCGTCTTCCGAGACAGAAGTGTTCAATaatgtgaaatatttccacaGGTTTTTCAAGACTGCCAGATTTAGGTTCTTCTGAGATGATCACATCCAGATCCACATTTGCATGTATGAAATCACCATCTGTTGACCTCCTCACAGTTCCCTTTATACCCATGAGGCAATGCTCCTGTCAGATGATTGGTCACCAAGAAAGACAGAAGGGAAATATTAATCATAAACCTCAAGTGTGACTTATCATACTGACAGAATCATCCTGAAAGGGTTTtatgtttgtcaactttgaGAGATGGGCAACTACTTATCTGGATACAACATGTATATGTCTGATACCACTGAGATGatagaaatttaaaataaatgtgAACAAATTCAACTTCAGAACTATCATCATGTGCTATGTTTAGCAATGATCTGTGTGTGTTTCAGTGAcgagggagacagacagacagactgagagacagacagaatgacagacagacagatagacagtgGGGGTATTCAAGGTGTTTTCATTGGAGGCAGGTGATAAACTATGCTTGATGAAATATCATTATACTGAGATTTCAAACAACTGAAATTGTACCACACATCACCAGTAGTTGCCAGTGAAGGTACATTCACTATGAAATATTAGAACTCATAACAATCTTATTGATGCAAACTTTCCTTTCATAGAAATAGTCAAGTAAGAAACATCAATGATATCAAGATACTGCTCCTTACTTTGGCAACCTTCCCAAAGTATTCACCAATTCTTGAGTACACCGTGATGGAGGAAACGATTGTTTCAATTtgttaaaatcatgatttaaattATGTCAAGAAAGCTGCAtgtcagtttttttttgttattttgaaacccTCATCCTGTTGATACTTACAATCGATCTCATCACACCAAATATCACTTACCTTAGTCCTTTGAAAGACAGCACCAGGCTCCAAATCTTTGATGTGTCCTGGATTCTTAATATTTGTCTTTATCCAACAAATGTCTTCACAACGTCTGTATCCCCAATCTTTAAGGCACTACggatatttcattgaaaatactCAACCCACTTATAAACACACTATGTTATTTACATCCTGACTATATTTTTGGTTGCTTTCTGATAACTTAGATTTCTTACACATATACTCTAGTCTTTCAAATATATGAATAGGGCTGTTCACAATTGACCTCATTggtctctcattaatatgcaaaaataaatatttgtccgcatttttagattacacttttgaaaattatgcatgcaagaaTGACGAAAACACATTGTAGTAGGTGACTGCTGGTATAACAATGAATAAAAATTTGCAACTCAGAGTAAAAGCTGCAAAAACATCCAGACATACAACTTTAATAAAATTTGTCGCCATTATAAGCTGCTGTGTCCAATGTCGCGCACATGCAATTATATTTAGTTACAAACCTGTAACTGTGAACATCGCTATTGTTATTAGgtacatagataaataaattTGTAAACCGGAATAAGGCCACTTAAAATTTTCATGGACATTTTCAGGTTAAAAAACTATTTTCTAGGTATAGTTTTTAATCATTTAACATATCAATTTACGATATCATGACATATCATTTTGTGATTATCAGAAAATTGCATGTGACATGATATCTAGGACTTCTCAAGACTCAGTTTCATTTACAAAGACTTTTCAAGGGCTTTCAAGGTTTTAAATTCTAGGTCTTTCCAGTAGCAAACAGACACTGTAAATGTTAGTGTTAATACGGTAATTTTGCAATTCTTCATATACAAACACTTGAAGCTGATATTTCTCTCAAGTTATTTCAAAAACTTAATTATAATTTTTCCCTTTACGAAATTTGAAATGAGTTCATTGTACAATACTGTGGCATTAAATTCATCTTTGACGCTGTTTTCAAATGTGACTGACAAAGCAGACCTACCCTCCTGCCTTCGTCCAGACCATCTGATGAACCACACCAAAGGAATATAAATGACCTGTGTGCTGCCGCTGATGGAACatcaagttttgatatctgtgaTTAAGACCAAAAAAGACAGAAATTAATTCATGTCAAACtaatgagggcgctgttcatcCAGTGGCCCAACACTGAgcagttgacaatgaaaaacacaGATCATGATTTTGTGGCTGAATGTTTAACTCTTTGAGAgcaaaagtctatttttgtcctctCTCAAAAATAAAcgtcagtcaatttttttcagatttttgccaaaattttgagaaaaaaactaaccaatgaaatgtgatgtccatttggtccaaaattatcaacaaaagtacagaaacattcataaaaattggtaaaatgttgcactaaaattttggcggggaAAAAATtatagcgctcaaagggttaaggctaCTCAGATCTGAAGGTCATGGCCACCCCTTGAGCTCTTTGTTACAGTAACATTACagtaaaatttctgatttttcccAACCTTCTGCAATCAATCTGATATTTTTAGTACATCACTTTGTTGATGGTATCCTGagttaaattaaatttaattcTCTTGTATACTTATTTTGCAGATTGTTCATTTACACTTATGTTGACATGACCTTTCATGCTGATAATAGACACATCAACTATCAGGGGTTCCGTTATCTGacattttatgaataaaatttgatatttcaagtCTCATTTGAAGCTTTCTCAAATGTACttataaaacatttgaaaaatagcttttatCCTTGTGAGTAACTTACCTCCTCCCAACTCCAGAATTTCTGATTGGACATAACACCTGGTCTGATTTGGTATTCCTCCAATGGGGGCTCAAGGAGAATCACATCAAATTTACTGTCTAATTCTCGGAGATCAAAGGTTTCCAAATCACATTTCAGATACCTGGAGAAAAATCGGCAATTTTATAAATACTTGTGTTTTTGTATATTCAACATAGGCcagagtaattaaattctttgtgttGTATCCACTCAGAATTTTGAAAGATAAGCAGAGAATTGATTACAAATACACATAGAAAGGTTTGCAGATGCAAGTTTTATATTTAACTTGACAGTTTCTATGTAATATGAGTGCCCATTCAAGAATCAAAATAGAAACATCTTTTTTCACCTCCATAATTTACACACAGCAATGTGACATTCTGCAAGCATGCacattttaaatacattttacaaaatttcagtagtgtgtttgtttgtgaaatagAGCACTTACATAGGTGGTGTGTTTGTTTATGAAATAGAGCACTTACATAGGTGGTGTGTTTGTTTATGAAATAGAGCACTTACATAGGAGGTGTGTTTGTGAAATAGAGCACTTACATAGGaggtgtgtttgtttgtgaactAGAGCACTTACATAGGTGTGTTTGTGAATAGAGCACTTACATAGGaggtgtgtttgtttgtgaaatagAGCACTTACATAGGaggtgtgtttgtttgtgaactAGAGCACTTACATAGgtggtgtgtttgtttgtgaaatagAGCACTTACATAGgtggtgtgtttgtttgtgaaatagAGCACTTACATAGgtggtgtgtttgtttgtgaaatagAGCACTTACATAGgtggtgtgtttgtttgtgaactAGAGCACTTACATAGgtggtgtgtttgtttgtgaactAGAGCACTTACATAGgtggtgtgtttgtttgtgaactAGAGCACTTACATAGgtggtgtgtttgtttgtgaaatagAGCACTTACATAGGTAGTGTGTTTGTTTATGAAATACAGCACTTACATACACTAGgtggtgtgtttgtttgtgaaatagAGCACTTACATAGgtggtgtgtttgtttgtgaaatagAGCACTTACATAGgtggtgtgtttgtttgtgaaatagAGCACTTACATAGgtggtgtgtttgtttgtgaaatagAGCACTTACATAGgtggtgtgtttgtttgtgaaatagAGCACTTACATAGgtggtgtgtttgtttgtgaaatagAGCACTTACATATgtggtgtgtttgtttgtgaaatacagCACTTACAATAGgtggtgtgtttgtttgtgaaatagAGCACTTACAAAGgtggtgtgtttgtttgtgaaatagAGCACTTACATAGgtggtgtgtttgtttgtgaaaaagAGCACTTACATAGgtggtgtgtttgtttgtgaaatagAGCACTTACATAGgtggtgtgtttgtttgtgaaatagAGCACTTACATAGGcggtgtgtttgtttgtgaaatgaGGTCATCTTTCAGTCGGATCAGTTCTTTCAGTTTGGGGTACTCATCAAATCTGTCTGCAAGACCTGTAGATAAATCACAAACATTATAGAATGAAATtcagatcaaaatcagtttggctGTCTTTGCCCTAGCTGGTTCTTTGCTATGATGCTATGATAGCTTTGTTTCATCTGGAACACCCTGCAGTGTTCTAAACAGAGGAGTGACCACTTTACATTACaatagataatttgcatattcttttttcatgaaaatacttTGTTCAGTTATAACATACTAATACATTGCTTGACAAATAAGGTGGGCAATTGCTCAAAATCCCCTTGTAGTGAATCTTCTTCACCTCTGAAGATCATGTTCAAATCTTGCTAACATCCAATAAGAAAGAGTTGTAGGAGCTATTTTTTATTCCTAATGCGCAGccaaatatgaaatgaaatctgaTTGGCTGCTGTGAAGCACAAGACTCTGAATGCAATCTTCTACAGAAGTTAGGAACAGGAACATCAAGTGAGACTATCTGCTTTGCATATGACAACAGTATGTACTGTCTGACATGTAAGAATGATTTGTCTTCCGCGACTTGGCTTAGAACTGTCTAGTGAGTGTCTAGATAAAAATTAGGGTTTGTGCCTTGTGGTTTCATATGGACAGATACTGTTGATTGCTTGGTTGCTGAACATCAACTAAAAATTTCGAAgactttcacattttcaaaagagaaaaggatgttgaaaatttgaccATGTTGGTACCATGATTCAATGTTGAGTCAAGTATGTGTTACTGTATTACTTTCATAAATTAATGGAGTTTTCTGATAAAAGGCCAATCCACATATATGCCAATGGGCAATTATTCTGTGGGTGGTTGCTTATTTTAGATTTTAGTTTTGCTTGACTTTTACCAGTGACATCTCAATTTGCCTCACCCTTAcactaaaaattacaaatgagcGGTAAAAACTTTCTGTTGCTTggtgaccaaaataaaaatattgaggCTCCTGGCTTCCTGACTGCAGCCATGTACATCAGACACCTCTAGTGTACTAAAAATACTGCAATGATACGGTGTCACTCActtttgatcagaattggtacataccagtatgggtaccaaagatcatc
Encoded here:
- the LOC139123214 gene encoding N(6)-adenosine-methyltransferase non-catalytic subunit METTL14-like, with product MADRLKAMRERSKQRREVLAKLGAIDTTTVKSPSNKDEKEENDGADGDNLLGSPDVTNTPPAKRRAVTSDTDSFTPGAGSSQVSEFEEEHAEQEYIDSSTFLKGTQSANPHNDYCQHFLDTGQRPQNFIRDVGLADRFDEYPKLKELIRLKDDLISQTNTPPMYLKCDLETFDLRELDSKFDVILLEPPLEEYQIRPGVMSNQKFWSWEEISKLDVPSAAAHRSFIFLWCGSSDGLDEGRRCLKDWGYRRCEDICWIKTNIKNPGHIKDLEPGAVFQRTKEHCLMGIKGTVRRSTDGDFIHANVDLDVIISEEPKSGSLEKPVEIFHIIEHFCLGRRRLHLFGNDESSRPGWLTVGPQLTNSNYNSESYKSNFLKTPNGHLTGCPEDIERLRPKSPPPKIKGEGQGSGGRGGGRGGPPQQGPWMGGRGGPRRGAFGGRGRGMHRGGFPPR